The genomic region gcgcacaacaaaacctattccccctcaggagacagaaaggattgtacagctgcaccatcgagagcatcctgatgggttgcattactgcctggtatggcaactgctcggcctctgaccgcaaggcactacaaagggtagtgcgtatggcccagtacatcaccggggccaagcttcctgccatccaggacctctataccaggcggcgtcagaggaaggccaaaGAGTCCAGCCAAataaaactgttctctctgctaccgcacggcaaggggTATCGGAGCGCCAGGTCTAGacccaagaggcttctaaacagcctctacccccaagccataagactcctgaacagctaatcaaatggctacccattgCACACCCCCCCCTACTGctgctctctgttattatctatgcctaGCCACTTTGacaaccctacctgcatgtacataaatATCTCAaatacctcgacaccggtgcccccaataccttgacacattgactctgtaccggtaccccatgtacatagccccgctattgttatttactgctgcccttaatttatttgtttttcttatctcttacttttttttgtactttaaattattattttttgttggtattttcttaaaactgcatcattggttaagggcttgtaagtaagcatttcactgtaaggtgttgtattcggcgcatgtgacaaataacatttgatttgacagaaaGAGACAGGTTTTCCCAGAGTTGTGTCAGTGTGCTATGCTTGATCCCAAAGCAGTAGCAAGGTAAGCATACTTGTAGGCCTCTGCTCTGCTTGCAAACCATCTATGCCTATCTAATCTGTGAAGCTCAGAGAAACACAACCCATTCAATTTCTACTGCTGATAGATGGCGGTGCTCTTTGAGCCCTGAGAGAATATTAAATCCCTCCATTTCACCACGGTCCTGACTGTGTTTCTTGTACAAGCCAACTCTAAACACATCAGAAGGGCATTCTTTTGTACAAAGCATAGACCAGCATCACCAGTTCTCAAAAGTCAAGAAAAAAGCCTATTAAACTAATATCCATCTAATTCTAGTTTAAAAAAATCTTAAGTCTAGTTGATACCATCTCAACAAAGACAGAGACTTACATTTTCCTGTTGTAATCTTAGTTCTTAACTAGATTCGACACATCAATGTGAAATGTCAATCAGTTTTAAGTGTCTTATATTAGCCTCAGTTCATCATGTAAGACAAGCATGTACATTTCTGCTCATGAATTAACTTGCTCATGTCTTGTCAAGTACCTCTAAAATAtggtactgagtgtacaaaacattaggaacaccatctctttccatgacatagactgaccaggtgaatccaggtgaaagctatgatcccttattgatgtcacttgttaaatccacttcaatcagtgtagatgaaggggaggaggcaggttaaaaAGAGACAATTGcgacatggattatgtatgtgtgccattcagagggtaaaagGGCAACACAAAAGATTTacactcggaaagtattcagacccctagactttttccaaattttgatgtgccttattctaaaattgattaaatacattaaatacataaatctacacaaaatactccataatgacaaagcaaaaacaggtttattaaaaataaaaaactgaaataccttatttattgaggtcaggtgcatcctgtttccattgatcatccttgagatgtttctacaacttgattggaatccacctggtAAATTccattaattggacatgatttggaaaggcacacacctgtctatataaaggtcccacagtgcattgaaggaattgtccgtagagctccgagacaggattgtgtcgaggcacagatctggggaagggtaccatctctactgtgaagcatggtggtggcagcatcatgctgtgggatttTTCTTTAGCGGGAGTTACtgcgagactagtcaggatcaagggaaatatgaacagagcaaattacagagagatctttgatgaaaacctcctccatagcgctcaagacctcagactggggcgaaggttcaccttctaacagaacaaagaccctaagcacacagaaaagacaaagcaggagtggcttcgggacaagtctctgaatgttcttgagtggcccaggcagagccgggacttgaacccgatcgaacatctctggagagacctgaaaatagctgtgccatgatgctccacatccaacctgccggagcttgaaaggatctgcagagaagaatgggagaaagtccccaaatacatgtgtgccaagcttgtagtgtcatacccaagaagattcggggctgtaatcgctgccaaaggtgcttcaataaagtactaagaaaagggtctgaatgcttatgtaaatgggatattgttttttgcaaattgtttttcctttgtcattatggggtattgtgtgtagattgagggggggggggcgggacaatttaacccattttagaataaggctgtaacgtaacagaatgtagaaaaagtcaatgggtctgaatactttccaaatgcactgtaaatgctTTTGaacatggtatggtagtaggtgccaggcgcactggtttgagggTGTGatgaactgcaacactgctgggtctttcacactcaacagtttcctgtctgtatcaacaatggtccaccagccaaaggacatccagccaacttgacacaactgtgggaagcattggagtcaacatgggccagcatccctgtggaacgcttttgacaccttgcagTCCAtgcccaacgaattgaggctgttctgagtacaaaagggggtgcaactcaatattaggaaggtgttcctaaggtTTTGTACACTACAGTGCTCCCTCTCAAGGACCACAAGTTCACAACACAATTATCATGCATTCATACCTTCACCGCAAAGATAAAACCTAATAAAGGGGACAACAAACATGTCAGCATGCCCTAAAAGTCTTCCACCCACCCTGTATGGAAACGTTGGTCACTGAACCACCCCTGTGGATCCACCAGGGACTAGAGTTGTTCTGAGAGACAGCATGAAGGACAATGACCATGGGGCATTATGGGAACACACAGGGGGTAGATGAGGGTTGGGGTAGGGGGTCAACAGCGTGGAGGGGTGAAATATATTATAATAAGAAAAAGAATGTCAGACTCAGCGACTATCCCCTTGTCTCTGGGGCATCCCCCACCTTGCCATGTCCCAGGACCTTGGGCTGGGCTGTGGGCTGGTGAGTGTGCGGGTTCTAATTTATTGGCTTAGTGATTTGCTGAGCGTGTCAGAGACTTCATGCGGCTCAGTGCGGTAGTGTGGAACATCCGGGGCTTGCTTCATTAGCTAGTCATGCCCTTAgcgctgacattttcaaacttGTTACACATCTTTCTAATTGGTGTGAAAAATTGGCCACAGCTACAAACATTAATGGCTGCATGGTAAATCTGGCTTTGACACCCAGTTCTGTGCCACTTGGACTGTCATTTTTCTCTCATGCTGTTAATATGCAGCAACATTTTTTTACAGACATGCTTTTGTCTTAGCTGAATTGTAGTGGTAAAACTACAATATAAACAACATATATTATCCATTACAATATTTCTTTAAGCTAAATGTCAAGAGTTACGAATGAAAGTATTCAGAGTTGTATACTTTACATCTGATGAACTGTAATTCATATGCTGTTTTGTTATTGAAATAATTCTAATCAAATACTGAATAAGAATGATGGCATTTATTGCTGAGTATTCTACCCAATCATATTAACTTTGGATACAGTCCTTCAAATACAGTCCTTCCAGTTAGCATCTTAAAACAATAAATCCatatttaaaagaaaacaaacaGTTTATGCAAATCTACAGCCTAGACATGAATTACATTGTCATTGTAAACTTCATTACAGTTGAATCCGTGATCAATTACATTCATTCTATGATCTGTTTGGGAACATTTTAAAGCAGACACTTCTTTTGGTCATATAAGTGAAAAATGGATCCTGAACAAGACGCATAACATGACATCATAATGTCAGTAACAGTGCATTCCTCATCCACCCATTGTAACATCAATACAGGCAGAAGAGTAAAATGTTCATGACtaccacaaggctgaaatattaCATCCTCGTCATGGATGTGACAAACCTCTCAACTGCAAATGTTTGTTCACAGTTTCATCATTGATATCAAGTATGTATTTAATGGTCATAATTCACAGAGTAACACTCGATGTAACTTTACATTGATTTATTAGGTATTTTTTTGTTTCTAATGAATTATTAGAGCCTGGAGTTGTCCCTGACCACGAGAAACTGGATACTAGCTGGGACTGCTCAGGGGGGGTGGCACACCTGGCTGCTCAAATAAATAACGTTCCCGGAAAGGATTACACTGCTATTTGATCTCATACAGCCAGAAGTAGTTCTCTCCAAACAGCCTTTGTCAGCATGGGGAAACAGCTACAGGAGTGTACTCCACCAAGGTTAGTAGTAGAGTTAACACATTAACAGGAACCAACATAAACAGAATCAAATAgaatgtgtgtgcgtgggtggagGGGATATGAGATAGGCCTATACATTGATGTACTGAAATCAATATAGTGTGCTTGTATACACTGTTGTGATGGATAGCATGTTTCAGTCTCCCTGGGTGTCTTGTTCCTTCGTAGACTCAGGCTCTTCTGCTCTTTCCTCTGAGGAAGCCTCTCCCCTCTCACACAGCCACATACCCTGCTCCTGGTTCTCACAGccctccttcacctctccctcctcctgcctcctctcccGCTCCAGCATCCTGTAGTTGTAGACGTTCATAACAAAGAGGAAGAGTCCTGCGAACACCATCACCGCTCCACACATGAGGTACAGGTACTTGTAGTCACCAAAGGTGTCCACCAAGGCTCCTGCAGGGGAGCAGAAATGATACGGAAGGTTAAACAAAGTCTCTGTTCCCTTTTTCCGATCAAAAGTTCAGTTATAGAAAGTATAGTTAGACAAGATCGCCACAAAAATCCCCCCTGCTTATAGTATCTTTCCATCAACAGGTTGTTATGGGTTTAAGGGAAGCCTTTCCCCATCTCGCTCCACGAGGTGAATCAGGAGGTGTAACATGGGTATGGTTTAATGTGCTTTTCAAACTCTGTTCTGTAGAGAAGAAGATAGGACGATCCTACTGGAGACATGCAGGAAATAACATGGAGCCATTACACCTGGCCACGCTCCACACTGCTCTCTGGGAAGGCAATTTTGTCTGCTGCACAAGAACGAATCAGGAGTGTGGCCATGCCCATTCTGAAAACGATCAAAAACTAGCGCGCTTCAGAGGGAAAAAAGTGACAAATGTAGTTTATATCAGATTGGAACCATAAGCTTTTTGAGCCTCCATCCTCCCCTGGATCGTTCTGCAGTCCTCCCCATCTCACTCAGCCTCCACGGTGTGTATCTAATTATCTGTCTGTCCACCCCTCCGCctgtgtatactgtataacaCTCTGCAGGGTTATGCATGTCAGATGTTTGTCGGATCTGCTAAATTGATTAACGAAGGTGAAGATCATCTGTGACAACGGTGTACTATCCCAAGCTGTACTATCCCAAGCTGTACTATCCCAAGCTGTACTATCCCAAGCTGTACTATCCCAAGCTGTACTATCCCAAGCTGTTGTATGGGGAGTTTATGGTCATTGACTAATTCAATCACAGTGAATACTTTTAGAAAGTTTTTACAGCTGAGCACCACAACATGATTTACATCCATAAACTTTTTATGCATCTAATCTAACTTCCATGTGTTTGTACAAGGAGACTTTTATAAGAGTATTTACCTGTAATGGACTAATGTCTGGCAAACTCAGTTACTAATGGTCAATTACCGAGTCTGACATAATCAACAATCAACAACACTAAACACCCACTATACATAAACACAAAGTTAGGTTGTTAAATGGAGGGGCAGTTTTCAGGTTAGGTAAACCAATTAAAAGACTGTTCTTAATGAGTCAATTTTCAATGAAGCTGATATGGACGGGGCCattcatttatctctctctctcatgtgtgtgtgtggggggggtcacTTTGCCCATGGTTCAGTATAAAGGGAGGGGATGGGTCACTTTGCCCATGGACCAGTATAAATCAGCATCAGGGCCATGGTCTGATTGAGGGTGTTCTGTCCTGTGGGCATATGCAGATAACCGTCACCCTAATTAAGGCAGCCCTTGATTGGCTGAACGGTAATTAAGTCCATCTGGCGTAGTCACCTCTTTTCTAAATGCATATTCATGGCTTCCAAGTTACAGGAGTCTGATGAGTGAAGTGAGGTCTGAACTGAGATTCCATTAAACACGAAAGCAAAAGGATAATTACACCAATTACATCACTTCCTCCTAATTAGGCTGACCCCCAGGTTAGGGCAGAGGCACGGCGCAGCACAACGAGGCTGGCCGTAACGAGGAGACTTGTAATGGGAAACGTAAAGACTCTCTGGAGAAGAATGCTCAACGTGCAGAGAGATGCATTTGCCTCCATTAAATGAGCACCTCAGAATGGGGTCACTCAATACAACCAGGAGGGCTATACATTTACACCTCCTTAAAACTCTGCAGATGAGAGAGAAGCATAGGAATGACTACAAAAggatcctacctacctacctgacaGACAAGACCATAGGATCTCTATGGACTAGGCAGAACACCAGTTTGTCTGGGGAAGAGAAGTGTGTTCTACCATTTCAGAGACTGAAATGAGATTATCTCCAGGAGAACAtttgtattatgtattattatgaaGCCCACAGGTTGTTCAAAGACCATAAGCAAGTTCACTTccatgaaaatgtgttatttaacAGTTTGGGCTGAGCAGAGAATGGTAACATTATTAGTTCTCCTTTGTGCAAAATAACATCAAAGTTGACTGTAGAAGATTACGTTTTGAAAAGTTGTGCTATCCCTGGCAATTTCAGGGAAATATTGGGGGAGAACTAACCCTTTTTGATAATACACAAAAAAAGCATGAAAGCAAAATGGTCCTGTCAGAATAATCTTACACAATGATTCCTAATCAGTAGTAAGCTGTTATGTGGAAATGCCTTCTCTGAAACCTTAGAACCAGAGAGAGATCTAAGACATTGTTTTAATAGTAAAGTCTACTAGATTGTGCTTGCTAATTAGGATTTGGGGTTAGAGTCAATCACTTACAGTGTATCTTTAATCTTCCATGAACGTATCGTCAGCTAATCAAATTAAGTTGGAAACACTGCAATGGTCAAATGTTTCTGTAATGCCAATAACTAACTCTCCAAGCTTTTGTTTGCAGCCAGTGATAGTAGAGGTCTAATGGCCTTATACTCTAGGCCGAGGGGAcctgggaaagagagaagggaaaatAGACAGCGAAAGAGTCGCAGAGAGACCGTCATTACCCTTACGGCTTCTTAGCTCCGAAAAATGTTCCATAATTTGCGTGGAGGATGAATCCTCTAGCGGGCGTGCCCTGAAAGCCGGAGCGGCCCGGCTTATTTACAGCAGTAAATAACCGTGACCAATTACTGCTTTTCTCTAGGAGGGCCGTGAGCTCCAGGCCGCCCTGCTCACCGATGATAATCCAATTCTACTGGAATGTCTTACAATAATGACACCCTGGAAAGAAGTTGGGCTCCACTCCACCACCATACAGGCCGTGACAGAGGagcagagtgagaaagagagcaaCAACCGACTAGCTGCTTTTTCtgcttcaaataaaataaaataaatgtttacccAACGTCTTCTAAAGTAGGACTCCTCCTTCTCTCAAGTGCATGTGTAATACTGGGATAGTACTGAATGCCAGGTACTGAACGACGATGGAGAGGTGATCTTAGAAGAACTGGAGGGAGAGTGGTGACCCGAGTAAAATAGTGCTTGTCCTTTTGTCAATAGGTTCTGTTGGCTAAAGCCATTAGCTGTCTATGAGCTGTATGTGTATTGACtctggagaaggagggagactgTGGGCTGTGTTCAGTGTGTAGGCTTACCTCCTATAGGTGGTCCCAGGAGCACGGGGCCGCACTCTATGATGGTGGCCAGTCCCACTGCACTGGAGAACCGCTGAGGCCCCACCAGGTCCATGAGTGTCTCAAACAGCAGGGCACACACCATGCCAAACGCTATACCAAAGAACACTGAGTAGGCCGCCAGCCCCCAGTACCCACTGGCCAAGGGGCACAACAGGTGGCACATACCATTATAAATGATGGCAAAGCTGAAGAAGTACTGGATCCTGGGCCTGATCCACTTAGTGTTAGCTATCAGCCCAGTCCCCGGCCTGGCAAACATGTCCACGAAGCCCatgatggagaggaggaaggcggAGGAGTACTCATCAAAGCCATGGCTCCGGGCGTATGGGGCCAGGAACACTACAGGGGCGAAGAAACCGAAGAACATCATTGTGTTCCCTACGATGTAGATCAGAAAGCCCCTGTGTTTGAAGAGCGAGAGGTCCAGAAACTTGTTGAAGTTTTCCATACAGCCTTTCTCCAACTGTGTGTTGTGTCCATTCACCTGGGCCTCAGACTGGTCCGTGGGAGGTTTCTTCGAGAATCCGTTTGTCTGCGTGAGTTGGCCTCCAGTTGGCTTTGGACAAATGGGCCTCATGAGAGAGCCGGCAACACAGCAGTTGAGCAGCAGAGCTCCCAGGATGAAGAAACTGCCCCTCCAGCCAAAGTGGTTAAACAGGAACTGGTTGATAGGTGCTAATGTACAAAGGAAGACTGGACTTCCTGCCATGGCCAGCCCATTGGCTAATGGCCTCTTGACCTGGAAGTACTTCCCAATGATTGTGAGGGACGGCTGGAGGTTAAAGGAGAGTCCAAACCCTGCAGGAAATACAAGAGAGGAGAGTAGTTACGTTCACATGTCACATTTTCAGAGGATACAATTTAAAACGACTGGTACTACAGGATTAAATGAAGACCATTCTACTTTGTGCACATTAAGGTTCCATCTCATTTCACATTGCCAACTAAAATCTCATTTGAGGAAGCTGGAACATTTTCAGAATTTTTTTCAACATTTTAATGGCAAATTAGAGACTCCAGGTAATTCATTCACTACCACCTCCTTTCCCCAAAATCCAATTTAGTAACATTTCAGCCTGTAAATGAGCATCTTATTCTCTAAATGAGTCTCCACTTTAAGATGAAGAGCTCCAGGTAGCAACCTCGACTGAACCATTCCATCATTCTAACGACTGCTAAATGTCTGCTGCTCACAATCCCCCACTGAACAATGCCCACTGAGCTACACAAATTACAAAGCCTAGTTGTAGTTCACAGATATAAATAGTTCTCAGTATGCATTCTTCCTTGATTGAAAAGTACATGCTAACACAAGACTTAATGCAAGGTAGATATTCCGGCTTCACGGGGGATTTTGATTCGTTTTCATCTTCATTGTTTTAAGAGTTGTGGTCAACACTTATCTCTGTCTCAACTTGATTGAACTGGGATGCTCTTTAAAGCACAATGATTAGAAATAAATACTCCTTGTATGTGTTATTTGTCTCTGAGATGGTACAGAGGGAGGACATCTCTTCAACTTAACTGGTTGTTGCATACAGAAATAATATatcattgacataagtattcacacccctgagtcaaaatatgttagaatcaccattgacagcaattacagctgtgagtactTCTgtgtaagagctttgcacacctggattgaacaatatttgcacattattattgtttttaatctttaagctctgtcaaattggttgctgatcattgctagacagacattttccagtcttgccatagatttttaagcagatttaagtcaaaactgtaactaggccactcaggaacattcaatggtGATAtgttatatatgaatgcttccgctcagtgtttgagatcaattgacaccctttatgATGGAGCATTGAGATGTATTTTAAAACTGCAAAACCCCTTATACACCACTGCACCttatataccagggttggctggcatTCTTTAGTCACTCGTatgctcagtcactggtatacttgtatttacaaagccattttgggtttattACCATTTTCTTTGGGCATTTTTATtcttcagaaatgtggtgggtactctcttcattCGCaagactttatcctgctaactgttccaaatgtccaaactgaatttggtaaaagggcttttatgtactctgcaccATCGGCTTGGAACTCCTTACGAAATAGTTTTAAActtgacctgtcaatgtttttaatttgctgttttatgaTTTCGTTACACTTCTGTGATTTCTATGGTTTTTACAAAATTATGcttgatgacaagcatacccataacatgatgtagccaccacaatgcttgaaaatatgaagagtggtactcagtgtaGTGTTGTATTTGCACCAAACACAGCACTTTGTATTctggacaaaaagttaatttctttgccacattttttgcagttttactttagtgccttattgcaaacaggaaggatgttttggaatatttgtattctgtgcaGGCTTCCTTCTGTTCACTGTCATTTAGTTTAGTATTCTTGAGTAACTACAGTAAGATGTTGATCCTTCCtctgttttctcctgtcacagccattaaactctgtaactgttttaaagtcatcattggcctcatggtgaaatccctgagaggtttccttcctctccggcaactgatttaggaaggacgcctgtatctttgtagtgactgggtgtattgatttaccatccaaagtgtaatgaataacttcactttgtatgtgtggggtacagagatgaggtagtcattcaaaaataatgttaaacactattattgcacacagaattagtcaatgcaacttattttgtgacttgttcagcaaatgtttactcctgaacttatttaggtttgccataacaaaggggttgaatacttattgactcaagacatttcagctttgaaTTTttgtcatttgtaaacatttataaaaacataattccactttaacattatggggtattgtgtgtacaccagtgac from Oncorhynchus kisutch isolate 150728-3 linkage group LG5, Okis_V2, whole genome shotgun sequence harbors:
- the LOC109891007 gene encoding monocarboxylate transporter 2, with the translated sequence MSPAPESPLGYIPPDGGWGWVVVFGAFISIGFSYAFPKALTVFFKDIQLIFGASYSQIAWISSIMLAAMYAGGPISSILVNRYGSRPVVIAGGVMCGVAMVTASFGNTITHLYICVGIIGGFGLSFNLQPSLTIIGKYFQVKRPLANGLAMAGSPVFLCTLAPINQFLFNHFGWRGSFFILGALLLNCCVAGSLMRPICPKPTGGQLTQTNGFSKKPPTDQSEAQVNGHNTQLEKGCMENFNKFLDLSLFKHRGFLIYIVGNTMMFFGFFAPVVFLAPYARSHGFDEYSSAFLLSIMGFVDMFARPGTGLIANTKWIRPRIQYFFSFAIIYNGMCHLLCPLASGYWGLAAYSVFFGIAFGMVCALLFETLMDLVGPQRFSSAVGLATIIECGPVLLGPPIGGALVDTFGDYKYLYLMCGAVMVFAGLFLFVMNVYNYRMLERERRQEEGEVKEGCENQEQGMWLCERGEASSEERAEEPESTKEQDTQGD